Proteins from a genomic interval of Euleptes europaea isolate rEulEur1 chromosome 18, rEulEur1.hap1, whole genome shotgun sequence:
- the TMEM265 gene encoding transmembrane protein 265, whose amino-acid sequence MECHAAEEMELSNGTLPREGGETAVMINLGTAETCDPDKAFLLRTHKLRKLAIASIICGCSCIGVLALIYAVKAREKQKANSHDSAYWAQKSRCMSMLSIGVWVSLLVMVPLLTILISYIFSQAE is encoded by the exons ATGGAGTGTCATG CAGCCGAAGAGATGGAGCTCAGCAACGGGACCCTTCCTAGGGAAGGGGGTGAGACTGCTGTGATGATCAACTTGGGGACCGCAGAGACTTGTGACCCTGACAAGGCCTTTCTTTTGCGCACGCACAAACTACGCAAGCTGGCTATAGCTAGCATCATCTGCGGTTGTTCCTGCATTGGAGTCCTAGCCCTGATCTATGCAGTCAAG GCTAGGGAGAAGCAAAAAGCAAATTCCCATGACTCAGCCTACTGGGCTCAGAAGTCCCGGTGTATGTCTATGCTAAGTATCGGTGTTTGGGTCTCTCTCCTCGTCATGGTGCCCCTGTTAACCATCCTCATTTCCTATATCTTCTCTCAAGCCGAATGA